In Gimesia benthica, a single window of DNA contains:
- a CDS encoding transposase has product MKTSHWFVFSPYSPELNPIENHWHYLKSDFWSNRVYADFEALMDAAETAWHKACMDTDLKKTVCNTPYAVIS; this is encoded by the coding sequence CTGAAAACATCACATTGGTTTGTCTTTTCTCCCTACAGCCCAGAATTGAATCCCATTGAAAACCATTGGCACTATCTGAAGAGTGACTTCTGGTCGAATCGGGTTTACGCGGACTTCGAAGCATTAATGGATGCAGCGGAAACTGCTTGGCATAAAGCCTGCATGGACACCGATCTGAAAAAAACCGTTTGCAATACACCATACGCAGTTATTTCTTGA
- a CDS encoding TolC family protein, whose protein sequence is MKSKNLISILLAIVSISGCAASTKRDVANQIGKKPVPAENDTSQVIVRDDAEAEYDATSETETRLVSHQESIELPVEKYDPLLLPMPGDVVTNQSTAISLDELEALAQANNPTLVQAAAQVEASRGAAYQAGLYPNPVVGYASDQIGINGTAGELQGAFVSQEFVTGGKLKLSRAKWTKQVAVAETNLSAQYTRVLNDVRIHFYRTLAAQQLLAVQGKLLENAKDNLQTHKEMLNLGQTNQSGLLQAEVDLHRAQLKQQAAENDLEQEWRNLVAMVGTPELQCTTLRGRLEPPQEFYDWNSALNQLLESSPEIVAAWERVQHDEITVERERVQPIPNILVDVNFGHNFETDNSVAGVTVGLPIPIFDKNQGTVDQALADLNRSRADVKRLELSLMSRLSTEFRNYQTACQHVETYRDEMLPKGKQAYDLLHHSYKERRAPWPDVLMAQQIYLNLQADYIMSQLKYHESEIAISGMLLTGGLAEPPAPVGGGHINAVPKPR, encoded by the coding sequence GTGAAATCAAAGAATCTAATTTCTATCTTACTGGCAATAGTATCAATTAGTGGATGTGCAGCCAGTACGAAAAGGGATGTTGCTAATCAAATAGGTAAAAAACCTGTACCAGCAGAAAATGATACTTCGCAAGTCATTGTGCGCGATGATGCGGAAGCAGAATATGATGCAACCTCTGAGACTGAAACGCGACTCGTATCGCATCAAGAGTCAATTGAGTTACCAGTAGAGAAATACGATCCACTTCTTCTCCCCATGCCGGGTGATGTTGTAACAAACCAAAGTACTGCGATATCACTGGATGAGCTAGAAGCTTTGGCACAAGCCAATAATCCGACACTGGTCCAGGCGGCAGCGCAAGTTGAAGCATCGCGTGGCGCAGCCTATCAGGCGGGGCTCTACCCAAACCCGGTTGTAGGATATGCCAGCGATCAAATTGGCATCAATGGCACGGCTGGTGAATTACAGGGGGCATTCGTCTCACAGGAATTTGTCACAGGTGGTAAGCTGAAGCTCAGTCGCGCGAAATGGACAAAGCAGGTCGCAGTTGCGGAAACCAACTTATCAGCCCAGTACACGCGGGTCTTGAATGACGTGCGGATTCATTTCTACCGGACACTGGCAGCGCAGCAGTTACTCGCAGTCCAAGGTAAACTTCTGGAGAATGCGAAAGATAATTTACAAACACATAAAGAGATGCTTAATCTAGGACAGACGAATCAGTCCGGCCTGTTGCAGGCGGAAGTCGACTTGCATCGCGCACAATTGAAACAGCAGGCGGCTGAGAACGACTTGGAACAGGAGTGGCGAAATCTAGTGGCGATGGTGGGTACTCCTGAATTACAATGTACAACTCTGAGAGGGAGGCTTGAGCCTCCTCAGGAATTTTATGACTGGAATTCGGCGCTCAATCAGTTATTAGAAAGCAGTCCTGAAATCGTTGCTGCCTGGGAACGTGTGCAACATGACGAAATAACCGTAGAGCGTGAACGTGTCCAACCGATTCCTAATATTCTGGTCGATGTCAATTTCGGTCATAATTTCGAGACCGATAATTCAGTAGCAGGGGTCACCGTCGGGTTACCTATTCCCATCTTCGACAAAAATCAAGGCACCGTGGATCAGGCCTTAGCCGATCTCAACCGATCTCGGGCGGATGTGAAACGGTTGGAATTATCTTTGATGAGCAGGCTTTCAACAGAGTTTAGAAATTATCAGACCGCGTGTCAGCATGTAGAAACTTACAGAGATGAAATGTTACCTAAGGGTAAGCAAGCCTACGATCTGTTACATCACAGTTATAAGGAGCGGCGCGCTCCCTGGCCTGATGTGTTGATGGCACAGCAGATCTATCTCAATTTGCAGGCAGACTATATCATGAGTCAATTAAAGTATCATGAAAGTGAGATTGCCATTAGCGGTATGTTATTGACAGGTGGACTGGCCGAGCCTCCTGCGCCAGTGGGTGGCGGACATATCAATGCCGTTCCCAAACCCCGGTAA
- a CDS encoding multicopper oxidase family protein, producing the protein MGTQNDRRDFLKQGAAATAGLFAAGTAMGQSSESGASSDKYQGQGGTYPRMHPGTGGPVGSPTDRGKLVPGLRKAGEPPVNVIAPDLKTLSGKIVNGAREFHLQATPTRREVLPGIWMDAYGFNGQFPGPVLEMYQGERVRIVFRNDLPEPTTLHSHGLELPISMDGIPAVTQDLIQPGKTFVYEYDVHQEGSFFLHPHVAMQEAIGMVVPFIVHPKVAFEPTVDRDFVLMTQQFSMLPNAHIPNTVSMDWNFLTINGRCGPYTTPLVCKLGERVRIRFLNFSTLHQHPMHLHGHTFWVTGTEGGRIPETAWIPGNTVIVGVAQSRDVEFVANNPGDWVLHCHMFHHMMNHMVSQVGPIIRQEKNDPGFEVPGYPQIMKGMSSMKMEGKHAGKMQMEKANDYNMPMTMEDMKKLTDRRETQGMREGWYKGVKGLFTVMRVLPPDLYDKLMTTDDPIPPNSSTPLNPHHA; encoded by the coding sequence ATGGGTACTCAAAATGACCGCAGGGACTTTCTAAAGCAGGGTGCGGCAGCCACAGCCGGATTGTTTGCTGCGGGGACCGCTATGGGGCAGTCATCGGAAAGCGGAGCTTCTTCCGATAAATATCAAGGTCAGGGAGGCACATATCCCCGTATGCATCCAGGCACTGGTGGCCCAGTTGGTAGTCCGACTGACCGAGGGAAACTCGTGCCCGGATTGCGAAAAGCGGGGGAGCCACCAGTCAATGTGATTGCACCTGATTTGAAAACATTGAGCGGGAAAATTGTAAATGGTGCGCGCGAGTTCCATTTGCAGGCGACCCCCACCCGTAGAGAAGTACTGCCGGGGATCTGGATGGACGCGTATGGATTTAACGGCCAGTTTCCCGGTCCTGTATTAGAAATGTATCAAGGCGAACGAGTACGGATTGTTTTTCGTAATGATTTGCCAGAGCCGACAACTCTGCATTCACATGGCTTGGAACTCCCCATTAGTATGGACGGAATACCTGCCGTTACACAAGACCTGATTCAACCGGGCAAGACCTTTGTCTATGAATATGACGTACATCAGGAAGGTAGTTTTTTCTTGCATCCGCATGTGGCGATGCAAGAAGCAATCGGAATGGTGGTGCCTTTCATTGTTCATCCCAAAGTGGCTTTTGAACCTACCGTGGATCGTGACTTCGTGTTAATGACTCAGCAGTTTTCGATGTTACCCAACGCGCACATTCCCAATACGGTCTCCATGGACTGGAACTTTCTTACAATCAACGGGCGGTGTGGCCCTTACACGACACCACTGGTTTGTAAGTTAGGCGAACGGGTCCGCATTCGATTTCTAAACTTCAGTACGCTGCATCAGCATCCAATGCATTTGCACGGACACACTTTTTGGGTGACAGGGACTGAAGGGGGACGTATTCCGGAAACGGCATGGATTCCGGGAAATACAGTGATCGTGGGTGTAGCTCAATCGCGGGATGTAGAATTCGTGGCCAATAATCCCGGTGACTGGGTACTGCATTGCCACATGTTTCACCACATGATGAACCATATGGTATCGCAAGTCGGGCCCATCATTCGCCAGGAAAAGAATGATCCGGGTTTCGAGGTTCCCGGCTATCCGCAAATCATGAAGGGGATGTCGAGCATGAAAATGGAAGGTAAGCATGCTGGTAAGATGCAGATGGAAAAGGCGAATGACTATAATATGCCGATGACAATGGAAGACATGAAAAAATTAACCGATCGTCGCGAAACCCAGGGGATGCGCGAAGGCTGGTATAAAGGTGTCAAAGGGCTGTTTACTGTGATGCGTGTGCTGCCACCGGATCTATACGATAAGTTGATGACAACCGACGATCCCATTCCACCGAATTCGAGCACGCCGTTGAATCCACATCATGCCTAA
- a CDS encoding DUF5676 family membrane protein — protein sequence MDNNTHTTLSTARLSPTRLGWAFGATGVVFYLGCMLTMAIVPREKVVVLFNGLLHGFNVDPILKTGVPVGEVVLGLISTFILGWIAGVLIAGIYNLGVRKSG from the coding sequence GTGGATAACAACACGCATACCACTCTCTCAACCGCGCGGCTGAGCCCCACGCGATTGGGCTGGGCATTCGGAGCAACCGGAGTAGTGTTCTACCTCGGCTGCATGCTCACGATGGCCATCGTACCGCGTGAGAAGGTGGTAGTCCTGTTCAACGGCCTGTTGCACGGATTCAACGTCGATCCAATTCTGAAAACCGGCGTGCCTGTCGGCGAAGTCGTGCTGGGATTGATCAGCACGTTTATCCTTGGCTGGATTGCAGGGGTGTTAATCGCGGGAATCTATAATCTGGGTGTTCGCAAATCCGGATAG
- a CDS encoding YHS domain-containing protein — protein MTMNESKSMIKDPVCGMTVDEATAIHADRDGQTFYFCSEHCREKFLSSPADAKPDDKPGGCCG, from the coding sequence ATGACCATGAATGAATCGAAATCCATGATTAAAGACCCTGTCTGCGGCATGACTGTGGACGAAGCCACCGCGATCCACGCCGACCGCGACGGACAAACATTTTACTTTTGCAGTGAACACTGCCGAGAAAAGTTCCTGTCCTCGCCCGCTGATGCAAAGCCGGATGACAAACCAGGAGGTTGCTGTGGATAA
- a CDS encoding APC family permease, with translation MESAPDRTTKYQADSLSLIGAIALGTGVMIGAGIFALTGQMAEMTGSLFPLAFLSSALIVSFSAYSYVKLSNAYPSAGGIAMYLEKAYGKTLTTAFHALLMYFSMVIAQSFLARTFGSYTLQLFAIDDSSLLVPTLGVGLLLVAFLLNLAVTGLIQGVASVLGFIKIGGIVLFGVVGVLVADSVEVNFSAADPGASLTGFLGATALGILAFKGFTTITNSGSELKDPRRNLGKAIMISIALCVVIYALVGFAVSSNLSLGKIIETRNYSLAAAARPALGEYAVWFTVILAMLATSGGIIASVFAVSRMLAMLTEMKLVPHSHFHMPGSIQKHTLVYTIVLGLLLTAFFDLSRIAALGIIFYLIMDVAIHWGVLRHLRKEVGANPVIPIMATVLDVIILGGFLWVKGASDPLVLIVAAAVMAAILIMEFFFLRTRPSEGQPDHKHSG, from the coding sequence ATGGAAAGTGCGCCCGACAGAACTACGAAATATCAGGCGGACAGCCTCTCGCTGATCGGCGCCATTGCCTTGGGGACCGGCGTGATGATCGGAGCCGGGATCTTCGCGCTGACCGGCCAGATGGCGGAGATGACCGGAAGCCTGTTTCCTCTGGCGTTCCTTTCCTCCGCACTGATCGTCTCGTTCAGCGCCTACTCCTACGTCAAATTATCCAATGCCTACCCCTCCGCCGGCGGCATCGCCATGTATCTGGAGAAAGCGTATGGCAAAACCTTGACCACCGCCTTCCATGCCCTGTTGATGTATTTTTCTATGGTGATCGCCCAGAGCTTTCTGGCGCGAACCTTCGGATCCTACACCTTGCAGCTGTTTGCCATCGACGACAGCAGCCTGCTGGTTCCCACGCTTGGGGTAGGGCTGTTACTGGTGGCCTTTCTACTCAATCTGGCCGTCACCGGTTTGATTCAGGGGGTCGCCTCGGTGCTCGGCTTCATCAAGATTGGCGGCATCGTTTTGTTCGGCGTGGTCGGGGTACTGGTGGCGGACTCGGTGGAAGTGAATTTCTCCGCGGCGGATCCCGGGGCGTCGCTAACTGGTTTTCTGGGTGCCACGGCGCTTGGCATTCTGGCCTTCAAAGGGTTTACTACCATCACCAACAGTGGTTCGGAACTCAAAGACCCGCGCCGGAACCTTGGCAAAGCTATCATGATCTCAATCGCCCTCTGTGTGGTGATCTATGCGCTGGTCGGTTTTGCGGTCTCCAGCAACCTGTCACTGGGTAAGATCATCGAAACGCGCAACTACTCGCTGGCCGCCGCGGCCCGGCCGGCCCTGGGAGAATACGCGGTTTGGTTTACCGTGATCCTGGCCATGCTGGCCACCTCGGGCGGCATCATCGCCAGCGTTTTTGCGGTGTCACGCATGCTGGCCATGCTGACGGAGATGAAGCTGGTTCCCCATAGCCACTTTCATATGCCGGGGAGCATCCAGAAGCATACGCTGGTCTATACGATTGTGCTGGGATTGCTGCTGACGGCGTTTTTTGATCTTTCCCGCATCGCGGCGCTGGGTATTATCTTTTATCTGATCATGGACGTTGCCATTCACTGGGGTGTGCTGCGCCACCTGAGAAAAGAGGTGGGGGCCAATCCAGTGATCCCGATCATGGCCACTGTGCTGGATGTGATCATTCTTGGCGGCTTTCTCTGGGTCAAGGGCGCCTCTGATCCTTTAGTTTTGATCGTGGCAGCAGCCGTTATGGCGGCGATCCTGATCATGGAGTTTTTCTTCCTCAGAACACGACCGTCCGAGGGGCAGCCGGACCATAAGCATTCCGGATGA
- a CDS encoding DUF5676 family membrane protein: MSTDIHQRNDRGSGNARPTSASRHTHSTPHLNPQYLGLAFGATGLVFYLGCMLMMATVPHDKVVIVFNSLLHDLGVGPILRISVPISQVSLGLVTTTFILGWFAGVLIAGIYNLSLSMRKWK; encoded by the coding sequence ATGAGCACCGACATTCATCAGAGGAACGATCGCGGATCCGGGAACGCCCGGCCGACATCGGCTTCCCGGCACACGCACTCCACACCGCATCTGAACCCCCAATACCTTGGACTCGCCTTCGGCGCGACCGGTCTGGTGTTCTATCTTGGCTGCATGCTCATGATGGCCACAGTACCGCACGACAAGGTGGTGATCGTTTTCAATAGTCTGCTGCACGACCTCGGTGTGGGGCCAATTCTAAGAATCAGCGTGCCCATCTCCCAAGTCTCACTGGGCCTGGTCACTACTACGTTCATCCTGGGCTGGTTCGCGGGGGTCTTGATCGCTGGGATATACAATCTGAGTCTTAGCATGAGGAAATGGAAATAG